Part of the Mycteria americana isolate JAX WOST 10 ecotype Jacksonville Zoo and Gardens chromosome 10, USCA_MyAme_1.0, whole genome shotgun sequence genome, CGGACCCCTCCTCGGCTCCCCTTTCCGCAGCACCACGAAGCCgtcctgcagcagccccttctccttggtggcggcgcccggcggggacgtgggggacaggggaccctCCTCCCGCAGAGCCAGGGGCTTGGGCAGGATGCTCGGCGGCCGCTTGGCCAGCGGTGGCTTCTCTGCCACGGGCGGCTTCACCTTCCTCTCCGGCCCCAGGCAGGGGCCACGTGCCGGCTCCTCGGCATGCTCTGGGCCGTCGGCGTTGTCCTCCGGCTCCGAGCGGCTGACGGAGCGGAGGCGGACGGAGCGCAGGTCGGACTGCGTGACCACCGGCATGATGGGCGTGATGGGGCTGGTCTTCTGGGCCAGCTTGGTGCCGAAGGTGGAGTCGGAGTGGTGCCGGCTGACCTTCGTCTTCCCCTTCAGGGAGATCTTCAGCCCCGAGAGGTCAAGGTGGGCAGGCGGCGTGAGCGGCAGGTCGAAGGACAGCCTGGACTtggggctcctctccatgggggacgtggggggaagCGAGGATTTCCTCTCGGGGACCAGCGGCCTCACCCGCACCTGGTGCGGGGAGTGCCCGAGGATGGCGGAGGTGGGAACGGTGGGGGTCGGGGTCTCCGACTGGCTGGAGTACCCGCTGGATGGGGACATCAGCCCTGTGGGCCTGCCCGGGGAGGAGGTCTTGAGGTCTGCCTCGGCGGAGAGCTGGGAGGGTGTCGTGGCCCTGGAGACGGAGGGGGACGTGAGGGACTCGGAGCTGCCCCGTGCCTTGGCGCACTCGATGGCCGTGGTCCCTGTGGTCGTGCTCGAGCTGGAGAGGGACCGGTAGGGATCGCCGGCCCTCCAGTCCGTGAGATGCCACTGGTGGGGGGCGGCCGTGCCATCGGGCTCCCTCCCCACGCTCCCCTGGGGGTCGGCGTGCACCAGCCGGTGGCCCTGGGGCTCCGGCGGGATGCAGAGGCTCTTGGGTCGCTGATCCTTGGGCAGCACCGAGCTGGGTCCCGTGGTGGCATCCTGCCCCTCTTTAATCAGAGAGACGCTGCGCGTGGGCGGCGAGGGCTTCTTCTTCGCCTTCTTGAGGGAGATGCTCTTGGAGCGCTGCCGCCGCTggccctcctgctccagccccagggagACGTTGTCGGTGCTGGTGCTGCCCTCGGAGCTGGCGCTGGGGTAGCCCAGGGCGTAGTTGGCGCTGCCGCGCCGGGTCTCGGCGTACGCGATGTCCACGGAGCAGAGGGAGCCCGAGTCGGTGGGCACCGACAGCGACCGCTCGCGGAACCGGCACCCTGCCCGCTCCACCTCCAGCCGCACCGGCTCTgccgccggctccggctcctCTTGGCTTCCCGGCAAGAAGTTCACCTTGGCTTCTTGGCCCTCGCACCTCTGGCCAcccccggcggtgccgggggacTCGGGCACCGTGCCGGAGAAGGAGCTGGGCCCGTTGCGCTCTTCCGCGGCGATGAAGaaggaggcggtggcggcgggcgagCCGGGGCTGGGCGACAGGCTGGAGCTGCCCGGCGAGGCGCAGGCGGGCCCCTTGCCCTggccggcggcagggctggggggactCGCGTAGCCCAGGGCACTCCAGGGCGCGGGGAAGGGCGTGCCCTGTGGCCCGTTGCAGGTGCCGGCGCAGGGGGTGGCCGCGTTGTCCATGGCAGCGGGCGGCTGGCAGCAGCGGGCCCCGAGGTCACTGAAGGTCTTCCTCAgcggggcagagaggggctggtgggggctgATCTCCTGGGGTGCCTTCTCCCCGCTCGCGGCCTCGGGCACGAAGCTGCAGGAGAGGGACTCGGCGATGGGCGCGCGCGTGTTGAACGTGGGGCCGTTGGCGTTGCCTGCGAGGAGAGACACAGCCCGGGTGAGCATCGTCCCGCTTCACGCTCTGCCAGTGGGTCGGCGGCACGGTCCTGCCCCGTGTGCCGTGGGGCCAGGACTGGTCCCACCCCACGGCCGATCTCTGGGGCTACGTCTCTCCCCAGGCATGAAACGTGCCCGGGTGGACTGGAGGGGACGGGTCAACGCCCTCTTACCAGACGCTCTCCTAGCCCCTGTATTGGCGTGGCCATAACCCAACTGGGGACAGTCCCTGGCCTGTGTTAACCCTCGAGCCTGGGATCTGTTGGCTGGGACGTGCCGTGGACAACTTAGCAGCCATGGCAGGTGTCTCCATCCATGGGGACATCGGCCCCACGGCGACCAAAGTGCTGCCGCAGCGGTGCCCCGTGGTGGGGACACAGATGGAGACCAGGAAGAGCAGAGCAAGGCATCGCCGCCCGGGTCGGGGAGGGACGCGATGGCTCACAGTGCCACCTCACCTCAGAACCGCCCGGGCGGGGAAGGGCCTGGGGCCCCCGCTCAGAGCACACCCAGCAGACCAGGATGCTCAAGGCTGCAGCGACTTGAGGTCTGAGCGTCTCCAAGGGAGGAGCCGTGACAACCTTTCGGAGGTTTGACCACTGTCATGGGGAAGAACCTTCCTCCTACCCCCTGACGATTCCCCCTGGTGCAGCTGGTGCCatggcttctcctcctcctgtccctACCTGCCTCCAAGAAGAGGCTGGCTCTGGTTTCTCTACCCCTTCCATAGGGGACGGCACGACGAGGCCTCTGAGCTGGGATGGCTGCCGTCCCCACAGGGTCCAACACGGGTCCGTGGCCGTGCCAGGAGTGCTACCGGCACCCTCAGCCGTGCGGGTGCCCTCGGCCGCCAGCGCAGGCCAGCTCGCCAGCCCCAGCAAAGACGCAGGCAGGGTGCGTGCCCTGCAGCTCCGGCACCCTGCGTGCGAGGTCTGCCCGCggctggggagggtgggcacggggcaggagctgccggaGCTGAGGCTGGGTGACTAGGAGAAATTTCGGTGGCCTTCCCGCCCCGTAAGTGTGCAGGACCCCGACTTGGGGTGAAGGGGCTGTCCCCGATGCCatgccagccccggggccagcCCGGCATCACCAGCGTGCCCAGCACCTCGGTGCcgcaggagggagcagagccagcgCGGTGGCCTTTGCCTCCCCAAGGCCAGGGCGTCCCTGGGGAGCCCACGTGCGCGcgggctggctgccagccctcggggcggctctgccc contains:
- the NHSL2 gene encoding NHS-like protein 2 isoform X2, with the translated sequence MEQLHQEAQLNLQSLLQEEYEEQYAESRVTGQTFRAAGHLPPDNPPEPSPRPPPAKRLEFVLMPSSRRAAEEETAGTTALGARLPDASLSLPTSPDKQPAWTRAFPLPTVEEKQWHQSCSVQTNIVPINVSGQHFARHASARHSLFNTETAMNPKSTLRRRRTIIGFPNLSLRDQGNANGPTFNTRAPIAESLSCSFVPEAASGEKAPQEISPHQPLSAPLRKTFSDLGARCCQPPAAMDNAATPCAGTCNGPQGTPFPAPWSALGYASPPSPAAGQGKGPACASPGSSSLSPSPGSPAATASFFIAAEERNGPSSFSGTVPESPGTAGGGQRCEGQEAKVNFLPGSQEEPEPAAEPVRLEVERAGCRFRERSLSVPTDSGSLCSVDIAYAETRRGSANYALGYPSASSEGSTSTDNVSLGLEQEGQRRQRSKSISLKKAKKKPSPPTRSVSLIKEGQDATTGPSSVLPKDQRPKSLCIPPEPQGHRLVHADPQGSVGREPDGTAAPHQWHLTDWRAGDPYRSLSSSSTTTGTTAIECAKARGSSESLTSPSVSRATTPSQLSAEADLKTSSPGRPTGLMSPSSGYSSQSETPTPTVPTSAILGHSPHQVRVRPLVPERKSSLPPTSPMERSPKSRLSFDLPLTPPAHLDLSGLKISLKGKTKVSRHHSDSTFGTKLAQKTSPITPIMPVVTQSDLRSVRLRSVSRSEPEDNADGPEHAEEPARGPCLGPERKVKPPVAEKPPLAKRPPSILPKPLALREEGPLSPTSPPGAATKEKGLLQDGFVVLRKGEPRRGPGEPPLPPTPAGPRRLSQGSLEDEPRPERSGAGEGERRKAKVPPPVPKKPSVLYLPLAPAPAQLGAGVGDQAPTPSPIITLDADPACCNPDAEDLPSPEAQGTAQAGDPAWEQGSSAEAGTEEKSFASDKTADSIVEEDDDVFVMSRTTEDLFTVIHRSKRKVLGRKEPGDTFGSRPNSHSPVKTSGSPTGESPAAAGSTGKSSSRNEDFKALLQKKSSKTSPGTRPSAAELLKTTNPLARRVITEFAPELDGANSTKSQP
- the NHSL2 gene encoding NHS-like protein 2 isoform X1, producing the protein MGNAQRKAPRSQRRGRMRSATATSNLDLESKKAAHAKLSWQQPVNVFLAAGRPPGMEQLHQEAQLNLQSLLQEEYEEQYAESRVTGQTFRAAGHLPPDNPPEPSPRPPPAKRLEFVLMPSSRRAAEEETAGTTALGARLPDASLSLPTSPDKQPAWTRAFPLPTVEEKQWHQSCSVQTNIVPINVSGQHFARHASARHSLFNTETAMNPKSTLRRRRTIIGFPNLSLRDQGNANGPTFNTRAPIAESLSCSFVPEAASGEKAPQEISPHQPLSAPLRKTFSDLGARCCQPPAAMDNAATPCAGTCNGPQGTPFPAPWSALGYASPPSPAAGQGKGPACASPGSSSLSPSPGSPAATASFFIAAEERNGPSSFSGTVPESPGTAGGGQRCEGQEAKVNFLPGSQEEPEPAAEPVRLEVERAGCRFRERSLSVPTDSGSLCSVDIAYAETRRGSANYALGYPSASSEGSTSTDNVSLGLEQEGQRRQRSKSISLKKAKKKPSPPTRSVSLIKEGQDATTGPSSVLPKDQRPKSLCIPPEPQGHRLVHADPQGSVGREPDGTAAPHQWHLTDWRAGDPYRSLSSSSTTTGTTAIECAKARGSSESLTSPSVSRATTPSQLSAEADLKTSSPGRPTGLMSPSSGYSSQSETPTPTVPTSAILGHSPHQVRVRPLVPERKSSLPPTSPMERSPKSRLSFDLPLTPPAHLDLSGLKISLKGKTKVSRHHSDSTFGTKLAQKTSPITPIMPVVTQSDLRSVRLRSVSRSEPEDNADGPEHAEEPARGPCLGPERKVKPPVAEKPPLAKRPPSILPKPLALREEGPLSPTSPPGAATKEKGLLQDGFVVLRKGEPRRGPGEPPLPPTPAGPRRLSQGSLEDEPRPERSGAGEGERRKAKVPPPVPKKPSVLYLPLAPAPAQLGAGVGDQAPTPSPIITLDADPACCNPDAEDLPSPEAQGTAQAGDPAWEQGSSAEAGTEEKSFASDKTADSIVEEDDDVFVMSRTTEDLFTVIHRSKRKVLGRKEPGDTFGSRPNSHSPVKTSGSPTGESPAAAGSTGKSSSRNEDFKALLQKKSSKTSPGTRPSAAELLKTTNPLARRVITEFAPELDGANSTKSQP